Proteins co-encoded in one Capsicum annuum cultivar UCD-10X-F1 chromosome 9, UCD10Xv1.1, whole genome shotgun sequence genomic window:
- the LOC107847007 gene encoding terpene synthase 17-like — translation MELRTQIIAADEFIITRRTGNHHPTIWGDYFLTYADIPGANEGEETQHEDLKEEVRKMLVMTPSKSLQKNDLLNIIQRLGVAYHFEREIEESLSYMYTHYEEWLGEVDGNDLYAIALCFRLLRQQGYYASCGAFRKFINDKGNFKNELVNDVHGILSLYEAAQFRVHGEEIMDEALNFTITQLKLILPKLSNSQLAQQVNNALKFSIKDGVVRVETRKYISFNHENEVLLNFAKLDFNILQKLHKKELCGITRWWKKLEIVKSLPYVRDKLAEAYFWSLSVYFEPQYSVARKLSTKIAYFLTIIDDTYDIYGTLDEITFLTDAIERWNIDASEQLPLYMKIVYCNLLDVYNEIEKELTNENKSFLVNYFIIEMKKVVRAYFEEARWYHEKKVPTMEQYMKNGIASSGYLLLATTFWLGMGKQATKDALDWITTEPPILVAASLIGRLLNDLKSHEEEQKRGDVASAVECYMNEYSVTKEEAYMKIRNMIENYWKVLNEEYLKHTDIIPRVLLMSIINFTRAVEFLYKDEDAYTFSKNNLKDVISAIIIDPIT, via the exons ATGGAGTTGCGCACGCAAATCATTGCGGCAGATGAGTTTATAATCACACGTCGCACTGGCAATCATCATCCTACCATTTGGGGAGACTATTTTCTAACATATGCTGATATTCCG GGAGCTAATGAGGGGGAGGAAACGCAACACGAAGACCTAAAAGAAGAAGTGAGAAAGATGCTAGTGATGACTCCTTCAAAATCTTTGCAAAAGAATGATCTCCTCAACATAATCCAACGTCTTGGAGTAGCTTATCATTTTGAACGTGAGATTGAGGAATCATTGAGTTATATGTACACTCATTATGAAGAATGGCTTGGTGAAGTTGATGGCAACGACCTTTATGCTATTGCTCTATGTTTTCGATTACTTAGGCAACAAGGTTATTATGCATCATGTG GTGCTTTTAGGAAGTTCATTAACGACAAAGGAAATTTCAAGAATGAATTGGTTAACGATGTACATGGAATATTGAGTTTATATGAGGCAGCACAATTTAGAGTACATGGCGAAGAAATTATGGATGAAGCACTGAATTTCACCATCACTCAATTAAAACTGATTTTGCCTAAATTGAGCAACTCTCAGCTTGCACAACAAGTCAATAATGCACTGAAATTTTCAATTAAAGATGGTGTGGTGAGGGTAGAAACAAGGAAATATATATCATTTAACCATGAAAATGAGGTGTTACTAAACTTTGCCAAATTGGACTTCAACATTCTGCAAAAGTTGCATAAAAAGGAGCTATGTGGTATCACAAG GTGGTGGAAAAAATTGGAAATAGTGAAATCATTACCTTATGTAAGAGACAAATTGGCAGAGGCTTACTTTTggagtttaagtgtctactttgAGCCTCAGTACAGCGTTGCAAGGAAATTATCAACAAAAATTGCATACTTCCTTACTATTATTGATGACACATATGATATCTATGGGACATTGGATGAAATTACTTTCCTCACAGACGCGATTGaaag GTGGAATATTGATGCTTCAGAACAATTACCACTATATATGAAGATTGTTTACTGCAATCTTCTTGATGTTTACAATGAAATTGAGAAAGAGTTGACAAATGAAAACAAGTCATTTCTAGTAAACTATTTCATAATAGAG atgaaAAAGGTGGTGAGGGCTTACTTTGAAGAGGCAAGATGGTATCATGAGAAGAAAGTACCAACAATGGAGCAGTATATGAAGAATGGAATTGCATCAAGTGGTTACCTGTTGCTAGCAACTACGTTTTGGTTAGGCATGGGAAAGCAAGCAACTAAAGATGCACTTGATTGGATAACAACTGAACCTCCAATACTTGTTGCTGCCTCTCTCATTGGAAGATTACTCAATGATCTTAAATCACATGAG GAAGAACAAAAAAGAGGAGATGTAGCTTCTGCAGTTGAATGTTATATGAATGAATATAGTGTCACAAAGGAAGAAGCATACATGAAAATAAGGAATATGATAGAGAATTATTGGAAGGTTTTGAATGAAGAATACCTCAAACACACTGATATTATACCAAGGGTTTTGCTCATGTCTATAATTAATTTTACAAGAGCAGTAGAGTTCCTGTATAAAGATGAAGATGCTTATACCTTTTCTAAAAATAACTTGAAAGACGTCATTTCTGCGATTATAATTGATCCTATTACATAG